In Xyrauchen texanus isolate HMW12.3.18 chromosome 35, RBS_HiC_50CHRs, whole genome shotgun sequence, one DNA window encodes the following:
- the LOC127628538 gene encoding E3 SUMO-protein ligase ZBED1-like, with the protein MAQWTTMKLRRYKDRYFPEALKPTVHDLFREAVEAHCSTELPSSVEVPGSSRSTDKSPPACSLQAMFAELMEEDTGQTDEEITIVSQINQYLAEPVMSHSGHPLAYWQANKGRFAALAQAARAYLCSPCTSVDSERLFSTAANVIDDKRNLLTSKNAEMLIVIKRNLPLVYD; encoded by the exons atggctcagtggactactatgaagcttcgtag GTACAAAGACAGATACTTTCCAGAGGCACTCAAACCAACTGTGCATGATCTGTTTCGGGAAGCCGTTGAAGCCCATTGCAGCACTGAACTGCCAAGCAGCGTGGAGGTGCCCGGTTCCAGCAGGTCAACAGACAAAAGCCCACCAGCTTGCTCTTTACAGGCAATGTTTGCTGAACTGATGGAGGAGGATACAGGACAAACTGATGAGGAAATCACAATAGTCTCGCAGATCAACCAATATCTAGCAGAGCCCGTAATGTCACACAGTGGACATCCACTTGCTTATTGGCAGGCGAATAAAGGCCGTTTCGCAGCACTTGCACAGGCAGCAAGAGCATATCTTTGTTCACCGTGCACAAGTGTGGATAGTGAGCGACTATTTAGCACGGCTGCAAACGTTATTGATGACAAAAGAAACCTTCTGACATCAAAAAATGCAGAGATGCTCATAGTCATCAAGAGAAACTTGCCTTTAGTTTATGATTGA